In the Clostridium gelidum genome, TCAGTAAATTAAATTTATTGGCAAGAAAATATGGAGTTAAAAACGAAGTAGATCCATTTCTAACACTGGCTTTTATGGCATTGCCAGTAATACCATATTTGAAAATAACTGACAGAGGCTTATTTGACAGCAGTAGTTATAGCTTTATAGATTTGTTTGAAATTTAAAATGTTACATTGTGAGTGAGATGAAAATTAATTTAATGGGGGAATTATGATGGAAAGAATATTATGGAAAGAAAATGCCTTACCTAAAACTGATAAAGAAGAAAGTATAAAATTCCTTAGTAAAGAAGAAGTTTCAAAAGCTAAGAATTTTCATGAAAGTTTTTTAGAATATGATAAGACACCATTAGTAAATCTAGAAGAGTTATCTAGGAAAATTGGATTAGGTGGAATATATTTAAAGGATGAATCTTATAGATTTGGATTAAATGCATTTAAAGTATTAGGTGGCTCATTTGCTATGGGAAAATATTTAGCATATAAACTAGGTGAAGATATTGAAGCTTTACCATATGCAAAAATGACTTGCACAGATATTAAAGAAAAGCTTGGAGATATAACTTTTGTAACAGCAACAGATGGTAACCATGGAAGAGGAGTTGCATGGACAGCTAATAGATTAAAACAAAAATCAGTAGTTTTCATGCCAAAGGGTTCTTCAATTATAAGATTAAACAATATAAAAGCAGAAGGCGCAGAAGCTAGTATTACAGAACTTAACTATGATGATGCTGTAAGGCTTGCAAATAAATATGCAGAAGAACATAATGGCATAATTATTCAAGATACTGCATGGGAAGGTTATGAAAAAATTCCAGCATGGATAATGCAAGGATATGGAACAATGGCATTAGAAGCAAGTGAACAATTGAAGGACCTTAATGTTCTAAAGCCTACTCATATTTTTGTACAAGCTGGTGTTGGTTCTTTAGCAGGAGCAGTTCAAGGATTTTTTGCTTCAGAATACGGTGAGGGTTGTCCAAAGACTGTAGTAGTAGAATCAAATCTTGCCGATTGTTACTATAAATCTGCAATAGCAAATGATGGAGAAGCAAGAGCTGTTGGAGGAGATATGCAAACAATAATGGCTGGTCTTGCATGTGGAGAAGTAAACACAATTGGTTTTAAAATATTAAAAAATTATTCAAAAGCATTTATTTCATGTCCTGACTGGGTAGCTGCTAAGGGAATGAGAATTCTTGGAAATCCACTAAAAGGAGATACAGGTGTAATATCAGGTGAATCAGGAGCAGTAACTACTGGTGCTTTATATGAGATTATGACTAATAATGAATACAAAGATCTAAAAGAAGCTTTGGAGTTAGATGAAAATTCAAGAGTGCTTTTATTTAGTACAGAAGGAGATACAGATCCAGATAAATATAGAGAAATAGTATGGGATGGGAAATATTAACACTTAAAATTATATTAGAATGCGACAGTTGGTATAATATTGAGAAGATATGGGAGGAATTTTTTATGAAAGTTGTAGGAAATGGAAGACTAATAACTCAAAACAAAGAAAATCCATTTATAGAAGATGGTGCATTAGTTATAAATGATGGTAAGATAATTGACTATGGAAATACTAATGATATCTTAGATAAATATAAGAATGTAGAATATATTGATGCAAAGGAAAAAGTTATAATGCCAGGTCTTATAAATACTCATGGACATATATATAGTGCTTTTGCAAGAGGGATGAATTTAGATGGTCCAATATCTAAGAATTTTTTAGATGTATTAAATAATTTATGGTGGAGATTAGATAAAAACTTATCTTTAGAAGATATAAAGTATAGTGCTTATACAACATTAATGGATAGTTTAAAGTTTGGAGTAACAACATTTTTTGATCACCATGCAAGTCCAAATGCTGTTAAAGACAGTCTTTTTACAATTGGAAAGGTAGCAGAAGAACTTGGGATTAGAACATCACTTTGTTATGAAGTTTCTGATAGAGATGGAGAAGAAGTTTTAGAAAATGGAATTAAAGAAAATGTAGATTATATAAATTATTGCAATGAAAATAATGATAATATGAAGTCTGCAATGTTTGGAATGCACGCAAGTTTTACATTGTCTGATGAATCTTTAAAAAAATGTGTAAAAGAAGCTGAAAAATTAAATTGTGGATATCATATTCATGTAGCTGAGGGATTAGCAGATGAAGAGCAATGTGTAGAAAAGTATGGAAAGAGAATAGTAGAGAGGCTTAATGATTTTAATATATTAGGAGAAAAGACTATTGCAGTTCATTGTGTACATGCAGATGAAAATGAGAAAGAATTAATTTTTAATACAAATACATCTGTAGTTCATAATCCTGAATCAAATATGGGTAATGCAGTAGGTGTATCACCAGCACTTAACCTAATAAAGAAAGGTGTAACTGTAGGACTTGGAACAGATGGATATACTCAAGATATGTTTGAGTCCATGAAGGTTGCCAATATAATTCATAAGCATAATTTAAAAGATCCATCAGTTGCTTGGGGTGAAGTACCTTTAATGCTATTTGAAAATAATAGAAAGATTGCAGAAAGGCATTTTGCAGGGAAATTTGGAATTATAGAAAAGGGAGCCAATGGAGATGTAATAATAGTAGATTACAATCCATTAACTCCAATGAATGAAAGTAATTACAATTCCCATGTTTTATTTGGAATGATGGGAAAATCTGTTGACACAACAATAGTAAATGGAAAAATAATAGTTAGGAATGGTAAGCTTCTTAATGTTAATGAAGATGAAATATTAAATGAAGCCAGAAAAGTTAGTCAAAAACTATGGGATAGAATTTAGTCTGAAAAATATTTCTGAAATTGAATTTTCAGTAAAGTATTCATTTGATAAAAAATATAACAAGATGGGGAGAATTAAAATGAAAAAAATAATTACAACTCAAAAGGCACCAGCAGCCATAGGACCATACTCACAAGGAGTAGTAGCTCAAGGATTAATATATACTTCAGGTCAACTACCATTAAATCCAGAAACAAAAGTTTTAGAAACTGAAATAAAATCAGCAACTAGACAAAGCTTAGAAAATTGTAAAGCCATATTAGAAGAAACAGGAACAAGTATGGATAAAGTATTTAAAACAACTGTATTTGTAAAAGATTTAAATGATTTTGCAGCAGTAAATGAAGTTTATGGAACATATTTTAAAGAAAATCCACCAGCAAGAAGTTGCGTTCAAATAGCTAAATTACCAATGGATGCAGTTATTGAAATAGAAGTTATTGCAACAATCGAATAGTATAGAAACATTAAGAATAAATGTAAATTATGTATTTTTGTATTATATATTGTGAATTCTACACTAAAGTTAAATAATGGTTATGTGCCAGAAATAGTTGACTATAAAATAGCAATAATGAAAGATTAAAAAGTCAGTTCTTATGGTGGAGGACTGACTTCAGATTAACGAAGGTGAAGAGACAACCTATCTATTTTTTAATAGGATACTTGAGTTAAAGAGAATAATGAAAGACTTTTATTATTACAAAATTTTATTGAGGAGGTTAATTATGTCACAAAATAATATTAAAAAAGAGGATAAAGTAAATGAAATGCTACCAGCAAGTCAGCTTGCTATCTTAGGCTTGCAACATGTACTAGCAATGTATGCAGGTGCAGTTGCAGTACCATTAATAATTGGTGGTGCTGTAGGTCTAACCCCAGAGCAATTGGCATTTTTGGTAGCTGCAGATTTGTTTACTTGTGGTATTGCAACTTTAATACAAGCAATTGGTATAGGTCCATATGTTGGTATTAAGCTGCCAGCAATTTTAGGCTGTACATTTGCTGCAGTTGGTCCATTGATTATTATTGGTAAAAACTTAGGAATGCAAACAGCTTATGGTTCTATAATAGTA is a window encoding:
- the dpaL gene encoding diaminopropionate ammonia-lyase, which encodes MMERILWKENALPKTDKEESIKFLSKEEVSKAKNFHESFLEYDKTPLVNLEELSRKIGLGGIYLKDESYRFGLNAFKVLGGSFAMGKYLAYKLGEDIEALPYAKMTCTDIKEKLGDITFVTATDGNHGRGVAWTANRLKQKSVVFMPKGSSIIRLNNIKAEGAEASITELNYDDAVRLANKYAEEHNGIIIQDTAWEGYEKIPAWIMQGYGTMALEASEQLKDLNVLKPTHIFVQAGVGSLAGAVQGFFASEYGEGCPKTVVVESNLADCYYKSAIANDGEARAVGGDMQTIMAGLACGEVNTIGFKILKNYSKAFISCPDWVAAKGMRILGNPLKGDTGVISGESGAVTTGALYEIMTNNEYKDLKEALELDENSRVLLFSTEGDTDPDKYREIVWDGKY
- the ssnA gene encoding putative aminohydrolase SsnA, whose translation is MKVVGNGRLITQNKENPFIEDGALVINDGKIIDYGNTNDILDKYKNVEYIDAKEKVIMPGLINTHGHIYSAFARGMNLDGPISKNFLDVLNNLWWRLDKNLSLEDIKYSAYTTLMDSLKFGVTTFFDHHASPNAVKDSLFTIGKVAEELGIRTSLCYEVSDRDGEEVLENGIKENVDYINYCNENNDNMKSAMFGMHASFTLSDESLKKCVKEAEKLNCGYHIHVAEGLADEEQCVEKYGKRIVERLNDFNILGEKTIAVHCVHADENEKELIFNTNTSVVHNPESNMGNAVGVSPALNLIKKGVTVGLGTDGYTQDMFESMKVANIIHKHNLKDPSVAWGEVPLMLFENNRKIAERHFAGKFGIIEKGANGDVIIVDYNPLTPMNESNYNSHVLFGMMGKSVDTTIVNGKIIVRNGKLLNVNEDEILNEARKVSQKLWDRI
- a CDS encoding RidA family protein; translated protein: MKKIITTQKAPAAIGPYSQGVVAQGLIYTSGQLPLNPETKVLETEIKSATRQSLENCKAILEETGTSMDKVFKTTVFVKDLNDFAAVNEVYGTYFKENPPARSCVQIAKLPMDAVIEIEVIATIE